The Thermoleophilaceae bacterium genome has a window encoding:
- a CDS encoding beta-galactosidase, translating into MVGVNSSLGSTDKTPSESATVAAIQKTLHAQVVRVSLRWDQVEPAQGKFDWSRLDDVVANLRAAGIEPVFVVVGSPSWANGMRASKRNQYLYVPPRGAALSKWLRNYSSFLALAVKRYDRFVRRWEIWNEPNLAATWRPRPDPAEYVSVYERLRNTIVIREPQAQVAVGGLGDPSTASAPNVSGLAFLRALIRAQAPLDNVAIQPFTSNDHPPGTHVSGQNNFDDIEQVHKLLVRHGVRAAMWVTAWGWPSTKVGAERQAQYVDRSMSLLENRYPFVRLAAYSLDHDVPPVFSQGLLSGGLKPKPAAVAFRAHADLAAIRCSTQTALAGAPGRRGQTPSAAGG; encoded by the coding sequence GTGGTCGGCGTCAACTCCAGCCTCGGGTCTACGGACAAGACACCCAGCGAGAGCGCAACCGTCGCGGCGATTCAGAAGACGCTCCACGCTCAGGTGGTTCGTGTGAGCCTCCGCTGGGATCAGGTGGAGCCGGCTCAGGGGAAATTCGACTGGAGCCGCCTCGACGACGTTGTCGCCAACCTCAGAGCGGCGGGGATCGAACCGGTGTTCGTGGTGGTTGGCTCCCCGTCATGGGCCAACGGGATGCGAGCCTCCAAGCGCAACCAATATCTGTACGTGCCGCCGCGAGGCGCGGCGCTCAGCAAGTGGCTCCGGAACTATTCGAGCTTCCTTGCCCTCGCCGTCAAGCGCTATGACCGCTTCGTCAGGCGCTGGGAAATCTGGAACGAGCCGAACCTGGCGGCCACCTGGCGACCGCGGCCCGACCCGGCCGAGTACGTCTCGGTTTACGAGCGGCTCCGCAACACGATCGTCATCCGCGAGCCACAGGCACAGGTGGCGGTCGGCGGCCTCGGTGACCCGTCAACGGCAAGCGCCCCCAACGTTTCGGGGCTCGCCTTCCTCCGCGCCCTCATACGGGCGCAGGCGCCGCTCGACAACGTGGCGATCCAGCCGTTTACGTCCAACGACCACCCTCCGGGCACTCACGTCTCCGGGCAGAACAACTTCGACGACATCGAGCAGGTGCACAAACTGCTCGTTCGGCACGGCGTGCGAGCTGCCATGTGGGTCACGGCGTGGGGCTGGCCGAGCACCAAGGTGGGCGCGGAACGACAGGCGCAGTACGTCGACAGGTCGATGTCGCTGCTCGAAAACCGCTATCCATTCGTGCGGCTCGCCGCGTACTCTCTCGATCACGACGTTCCCCCCGTCTTCTCGCAGGGGCTCCTCAGCGGAGGTCTGAAGCCGAAGCCCGCGGCCGTCGCGTTCCGCGCCCACGCGGACCTGGCCGCCATCCGATGCAGCACGCAGACCGCGCTGGCCGGCGCTCCCGGCCGGCGGGGGCAGACACCCTCAGCGGCCGGCGGGTAA
- a CDS encoding FkbM family methyltransferase: MRYWHDLLNDRWIVECVFPGLRGGYFVEAGAGGGMHSSATYVLETELAWDGICVEPVEEYYDLLVQTRACATDPRCLWSRSDEPVRFTNFVGVGATARSGITDVNKNLGDERWVHASRPPVEKQTVTLHDLLAAHGAPSTIHYMCLDIEGAERSVLQAFDFGNPYRVLAVSIEDHHCDDLMAAAGYVRARNPFTDARYEHYFLVPELAQARPELILE; the protein is encoded by the coding sequence ATGCGCTACTGGCACGACCTGTTGAACGACCGCTGGATTGTCGAATGCGTGTTTCCGGGTCTCCGAGGCGGATACTTCGTGGAGGCGGGCGCCGGCGGAGGGATGCATTCGAGTGCGACGTACGTGCTCGAAACCGAGCTGGCGTGGGATGGCATATGCGTGGAGCCGGTTGAGGAGTACTACGACCTGCTGGTGCAGACGCGCGCATGTGCCACGGACCCGCGCTGTCTATGGTCGCGGTCCGACGAGCCGGTGCGGTTCACCAACTTTGTGGGCGTCGGCGCCACCGCGCGGAGCGGCATCACGGACGTCAACAAGAATCTCGGCGACGAGAGGTGGGTGCACGCTTCCCGGCCTCCGGTCGAAAAGCAAACCGTCACGCTCCACGATCTCCTCGCCGCGCATGGCGCTCCCTCGACGATCCATTACATGTGTCTCGACATCGAGGGGGCGGAGCGGTCAGTTCTTCAGGCGTTCGACTTCGGCAATCCCTACCGGGTGCTTGCGGTGAGCATCGAGGATCATCACTGCGACGACCTGATGGCCGCAGCGGGCTACGTCCGTGCCAGAAACCCGTTCACGGACGCCAGGTATGAGCACTACTTTCTCGTCCCCGAACTGGCCCAGGCGCGGCCGGAGCTGATTCTCGAGTAG
- a CDS encoding sulfotransferase — protein MSDQLPQISVVIPTHERAELLERSLESFTAQTLPRSRFEVIVVDDGSEDPTADVCARLAEDLQLRYLRIDKAGTSAAKNLGLFASKAPLVLFFDDDDLADTTLLEAHVDVHQTHPEDNVAVLGYTTWAPELEVTPVMAHLTELGQQMFSYSSIEDGQWLDHTYFWAGRVSCKRSLLVHHGAYDQDFEAIEDIELGFRLAQHGLRVVYARSARSFMARPVTFDDFARRCVKHGRFLWLFSRRHSDPPVQSYCRVAEALAKWSSLEPVLEGKVERIRELERRYEEDGVLGDAAYSELDDLYRWTFEALRARGIAEAAAEASEATPAQPEVVSNGRPPAAAICPDPVFVIGSPRSGTTVLAHALAQHSDFWVSGESHFLTYLFPRDLPERAYDRAMEVAGQGWLRAEDVSKDEFLAHVGMGVNALITSRSQGLRWIDQTPHYTMMVGTLARLFPGARFLHILRDGREVVHSMLNFADAHPDPEVADFLRQSVPWATDMRSACEFWRDHVDTAMVFCEEQPARAMVVRHEELVTAPDGMFRRIHEFLRAADEDGPASFLASKRLNSSFSGASRLSATEIWEGWNEEQRRLFAEVAGPTMTRCGFWVPDEARGRPGGDRARGECAKQSAPPL, from the coding sequence GTGAGTGATCAGCTGCCGCAGATCAGCGTCGTGATCCCCACCCACGAGCGCGCCGAGTTGCTCGAGCGCTCGCTCGAGAGCTTCACCGCGCAAACGCTTCCACGCTCGCGGTTCGAGGTCATCGTGGTAGACGACGGCTCGGAGGACCCCACGGCGGATGTCTGTGCGCGGCTCGCCGAGGATCTGCAGCTTCGCTATCTCCGGATAGACAAGGCCGGCACATCGGCAGCAAAGAACCTCGGGCTGTTCGCCTCGAAGGCGCCGCTCGTGCTCTTCTTCGACGACGACGATCTGGCCGACACGACGCTGCTCGAGGCGCACGTCGACGTTCACCAGACCCATCCGGAAGACAACGTCGCCGTGCTCGGATACACCACCTGGGCGCCCGAGCTCGAAGTAACGCCTGTGATGGCGCACCTGACCGAGCTGGGGCAGCAGATGTTCTCCTACAGCAGCATCGAGGACGGCCAGTGGCTCGACCACACGTACTTCTGGGCCGGCAGGGTCTCGTGCAAACGCTCACTTCTCGTCCATCACGGGGCGTACGACCAGGACTTCGAGGCGATCGAGGACATCGAGCTTGGCTTTCGCCTGGCGCAACACGGACTGCGGGTGGTCTACGCGCGCTCCGCCAGGAGCTTCATGGCGCGTCCCGTGACGTTCGACGACTTCGCCCGGCGCTGCGTGAAGCACGGCAGGTTCCTGTGGCTCTTCAGCCGCCGCCACTCCGATCCTCCCGTGCAGAGCTACTGCCGCGTGGCCGAGGCGCTCGCGAAATGGTCCTCGCTCGAGCCGGTCCTCGAAGGGAAGGTCGAACGGATCCGCGAGCTGGAGCGCCGGTACGAAGAGGACGGCGTACTCGGCGACGCCGCTTACTCCGAGCTGGACGACTTGTACAGGTGGACGTTCGAAGCGCTTCGGGCGCGCGGCATCGCCGAGGCCGCGGCGGAAGCCTCGGAGGCGACGCCGGCGCAACCGGAGGTGGTGTCCAACGGACGGCCTCCGGCGGCCGCCATCTGCCCCGACCCGGTCTTCGTGATCGGCTCACCCAGGTCGGGCACCACCGTCCTCGCCCACGCGCTCGCGCAGCACAGCGACTTCTGGGTGTCCGGCGAGTCCCACTTCCTCACGTACCTGTTCCCGCGCGACCTGCCTGAGCGCGCTTACGACCGCGCGATGGAGGTGGCCGGGCAGGGGTGGCTTCGAGCCGAGGACGTCAGCAAAGACGAGTTCCTCGCCCACGTCGGGATGGGTGTCAACGCGCTGATCACGAGCCGCAGCCAGGGCTTGCGCTGGATCGATCAGACACCTCACTACACGATGATGGTCGGGACCCTCGCGCGTCTGTTCCCCGGCGCACGCTTTCTTCACATATTGCGCGACGGTCGCGAGGTCGTGCATTCGATGCTCAACTTCGCGGATGCGCACCCCGACCCCGAGGTCGCCGACTTCCTGCGCCAAAGCGTCCCGTGGGCCACCGATATGCGCAGTGCGTGCGAGTTCTGGCGCGACCACGTGGACACGGCGATGGTGTTTTGCGAGGAGCAGCCCGCTCGCGCGATGGTGGTGCGGCACGAGGAGCTCGTCACCGCCCCTGACGGGATGTTCCGCCGGATACATGAGTTCCTCCGGGCGGCTGACGAGGACGGCCCGGCGAGCTTCCTCGCGTCGAAGCGCCTCAATTCGAGCTTCAGCGGCGCCTCGCGGCTTTCCGCGACCGAGATCTGGGAGGGCTGGAACGAGGAGCAACGCCGCCTGTTTGCCGAGGTGGCGGGGCCGACCATGACCAGGTGCGGTTTCTGGGTGCCTGACGAGGCCCGAGGTCGGCCGGGCGGCGACCGCGCGCGCGGCGAGTGCGCGAAGCAGAGCGCACCACCTTTGTGA
- a CDS encoding right-handed parallel beta-helix repeat-containing protein, which yields MGRPSTLRSPEHRRGRLLLALVALLAAIAVAVLLLATRGSGLPLGEAPNYYVDAVHGRDSNSGTSPAKAWRTLARVERIRYRGGEAVRLRGGQRFPGTIHIGPDNLTGTSRAAALTITSYGRGRAIIAAPPGDDGIDARNVAGIRIANIQIAGQSHGCSNVKRGYRTGAAGVRLEAGGIHGTLGQGLTLATADVSGFCNGIVIASRDDGSRIAHIRVSHVSSHDNANAGLWTYDQARAQHSIRDVVVSHMRVYRNERLGGIALFGVDGGTVENSKAFENASQAGGGVGIWAFDARRILFTHNESYRNGSVTLTDDGDGFDFDRGVSSSVMEHNYSHDNAGVGFLLCSCNGSDPAFYRMDRVTMRSNVSRNDGSSGQASLLIGGGEEPMSRATVVSNRVESSTQGAPLVYAYGCRSCRAGRLYTSVDFRDNTFVSHAGKQLLLVDPERGTKLTFEQNRWRATGGPLRLQWGLRQLVTSDPSRANAFTGVSLDTRGRPRRTP from the coding sequence GTGGGTAGGCCCTCGACGCTCCGCTCGCCCGAGCATCGGCGTGGCCGCCTGCTGCTTGCCCTGGTGGCGCTCCTGGCGGCCATCGCCGTGGCCGTGCTGCTCCTCGCAACACGCGGCTCCGGCCTCCCTCTTGGCGAGGCACCGAACTACTACGTCGACGCCGTTCATGGACGGGACTCGAACTCCGGCACCAGTCCCGCGAAGGCGTGGCGGACACTCGCGCGAGTCGAGCGGATCAGGTACCGCGGCGGTGAGGCCGTCCGCCTGCGTGGAGGACAGCGCTTTCCGGGCACGATCCACATCGGCCCGGACAACCTGACGGGAACCTCGCGGGCGGCCGCCCTCACGATCACGTCGTACGGGCGCGGGCGCGCGATCATCGCCGCTCCGCCGGGTGACGATGGGATCGATGCGCGCAATGTGGCCGGCATCAGGATCGCGAACATCCAGATCGCGGGACAGAGCCACGGGTGCAGCAACGTCAAACGCGGATATCGCACGGGCGCGGCTGGAGTCCGCCTGGAGGCCGGCGGAATCCATGGGACCCTCGGTCAGGGACTGACGCTCGCCACCGCCGACGTGAGCGGGTTCTGCAACGGGATCGTGATCGCCTCGCGCGACGACGGCAGCAGGATCGCGCATATCCGGGTGTCGCATGTGAGCTCGCACGACAACGCAAACGCTGGCCTCTGGACCTATGACCAGGCCAGGGCGCAGCACTCGATCCGGGACGTGGTGGTGTCGCACATGCGCGTCTATCGCAACGAGAGACTCGGCGGGATCGCGCTCTTCGGGGTCGACGGCGGGACCGTCGAGAACAGCAAGGCGTTCGAGAACGCAAGCCAAGCGGGAGGTGGCGTGGGCATCTGGGCTTTCGATGCGCGCCGCATCCTTTTCACCCACAACGAGTCGTACCGCAACGGAAGCGTGACGCTCACGGATGACGGCGACGGCTTCGACTTCGACCGCGGCGTAAGCAGCTCCGTCATGGAGCACAACTACTCACACGACAACGCCGGCGTCGGGTTCCTGCTGTGCTCCTGCAACGGGAGCGATCCGGCCTTCTATCGCATGGACCGCGTGACCATGCGGTCGAACGTGAGCCGCAATGACGGGAGCTCCGGCCAGGCGAGCCTTCTCATCGGTGGCGGCGAAGAACCAATGTCGAGAGCGACCGTTGTCTCAAATCGCGTGGAGTCCTCGACACAAGGGGCGCCGCTCGTCTATGCATACGGCTGCCGGAGCTGCCGCGCCGGGCGGCTGTACACGAGCGTCGACTTCCGTGACAACACGTTTGTCTCGCATGCCGGCAAGCAGCTCCTCCTGGTCGACCCGGAACGCGGGACGAAGCTGACGTTCGAGCAGAACCGATGGCGAGCGACGGGTGGCCCACTGAGGCTCCAATGGGGGCTGCGCCAGCTCGTGACAAGCGACCCATCGCGGGCCAACGCTTTCACTGGGGTTTCGCTTGATACGAGGGGTCGGCCCCGGCGCACTCCCTGA